In a single window of the Acyrthosiphon pisum isolate AL4f chromosome X, pea_aphid_22Mar2018_4r6ur, whole genome shotgun sequence genome:
- the LOC115033265 gene encoding ATP-dependent DNA helicase PIF1-like: MPPKKSNLNNAYSNEARRKRVVRHHESAEEIVAGNAAQRIRAAQSRAQESESPIPIKRLQFPIRLAFAMTINKAQGQTMYICGLDLENPCFSHGQLYVACSRVGEPSSLFILAKDRLTKNIVHQLVLS, encoded by the coding sequence atgccACCAAAAAAGTCTAACCTCAACAATGCGTATAGCAATGAGGCACGACGCAAACGTGTTGTAAGACATCATGAATCGGCTGAAGAAATTGTTGCAGGAAACGCAGCTCAAAGAATCAGGGCAGCACAGAGTCGTGCACAAGAATCAGAATCTCCTATACCAATTAAAAGACTTCAATTTCCTATTCGTTTGGCATTCGCAATGACCATAAACAAGGCTCAAGGACAAACAATGTACATTTGTGGCTTGGACTTGGAAAATCCATGTTTTTCCCATGGGCAACTATATGTTGCATGCTCACGCGTGGGGGAGCCATCAAGTCTATTTATATTAGCAAAAGACaggttaactaaaaatattgtgcaCCAATTAGTccttagttaa